One Agrobacterium vaccinii DNA window includes the following coding sequences:
- the queA gene encoding tRNA preQ1(34) S-adenosylmethionine ribosyltransferase-isomerase QueA → MRVDLFDFDLPDDNIALRPASPRDSARLLVVDPNAGSMTDHNVFDLPSFLKPGDALVFNDTRVIPAQLEGVRLREGAPETAVSATLHMRADASRWKAFARPGKRIKQGDRIRFGYERDNACGLAFLEATVEEKGEEGEITLLFDVSGPVLDEAIASVGHIPLPPYIAAKRPEDAQDQMDYQTIYAREKGAVAAPTAGLHFTPALFEALDAAGIERHFVTLHVGAGTFLPVKADDTEEHKMHFEIGTVSEETAAKLNAVKARGGRIVCVGTTSLRLIESAARDDGQIAPWSGATGIFITPGYRFKAVDILMTNFHLPKSTLFMLVSAFCGLETMREAYRHAIETGYRFYSYGDSSLLFRKT, encoded by the coding sequence ATGCGTGTAGACCTGTTCGACTTCGACCTTCCCGACGACAACATCGCGCTTCGCCCGGCAAGCCCGCGTGACAGTGCGCGTCTGCTCGTGGTCGATCCGAATGCAGGCAGCATGACGGACCATAATGTCTTCGATCTCCCCAGCTTCCTGAAACCGGGCGATGCGCTCGTCTTCAACGACACCCGCGTCATTCCCGCCCAGCTTGAGGGCGTGCGCCTTCGCGAGGGTGCGCCGGAAACGGCTGTTTCCGCCACGCTCCACATGCGCGCAGATGCCAGCCGCTGGAAGGCATTCGCGCGTCCCGGCAAGCGCATCAAGCAAGGCGACCGCATACGCTTCGGTTACGAGCGTGACAATGCCTGCGGTTTGGCTTTTCTGGAAGCGACCGTCGAGGAGAAGGGCGAGGAGGGCGAAATTACGCTCCTGTTCGATGTCTCCGGCCCGGTGCTGGACGAGGCCATCGCCTCCGTCGGCCACATTCCTTTGCCACCCTATATCGCCGCCAAGCGCCCAGAAGACGCGCAGGACCAGATGGATTACCAGACGATCTACGCCCGCGAAAAAGGCGCCGTCGCCGCACCCACCGCCGGTCTGCACTTCACGCCCGCTCTCTTCGAAGCCCTGGATGCCGCCGGTATCGAGCGGCATTTCGTAACGTTGCATGTGGGCGCTGGCACGTTTCTGCCCGTCAAGGCGGATGATACGGAGGAGCACAAGATGCACTTCGAAATCGGCACTGTATCAGAGGAAACGGCGGCCAAACTGAATGCCGTCAAGGCGAGGGGCGGGCGCATCGTCTGCGTCGGCACCACCTCGCTGCGGCTGATCGAAAGTGCGGCGCGCGACGATGGCCAGATAGCGCCGTGGTCCGGTGCAACCGGCATCTTCATCACCCCCGGCTACCGCTTCAAGGCCGTCGATATCCTGATGACCAATTTTCACCTGCCGAAATCCACGCTGTTCATGCTGGTTTCGGCTTTCTGCGGGCTGGAAACTATGCGCGAGGCCTACAGGCACGCCATCGAAACCGGTTACCGTTTCTATTCCTATGGCGATTCCAGCCTCCTTTTTCGGAAGACCTGA
- the tgt gene encoding tRNA guanosine(34) transglycosylase Tgt, translated as MQENFTFTLKATSDGARLGEVAMPRGTIRTPAFMPVGTVGTVKAMYLDQVRDLGADVILGNTYHLMLRPGPERVQRLGGLHELIRWPHPILTDSGGFQVMSLSGLRKLDEKGVTFKSHVDGSLHHMSPERSVEIQGMLDSDIQMQLDECIALPAERKEIERAMEMSLRWAERCRVAFGEQPGKAMFGIVQGGDQPDLRIRSAEGLKQLDLKGYAVGGLAVGEPQEVMLSMLDITLPALPTEKPRYLMGVGTPDDILKSVARGIDMFDCVMPTRSGRHGLAFTRRGRVNIRNARHAEDMRPLDEQSNCPASRDYSRAYLHHLARSNEALGGMLLSWHNLAYYQELMQGIRKSIEEGRFADFYAETIEMWAKGDIDRI; from the coding sequence ATGCAAGAGAACTTCACCTTCACCCTCAAAGCAACCAGCGATGGCGCGCGTCTTGGCGAAGTGGCCATGCCACGCGGCACCATCCGCACGCCTGCCTTCATGCCAGTTGGCACCGTCGGAACCGTCAAGGCCATGTATCTGGATCAGGTGCGTGACCTCGGCGCCGACGTCATTCTGGGCAATACCTATCACCTGATGCTGCGCCCCGGCCCGGAGCGCGTTCAGCGTCTCGGCGGTCTGCATGAGCTGATCCGCTGGCCGCACCCGATTCTGACCGACAGCGGCGGGTTCCAGGTCATGTCGCTGTCCGGTCTGCGCAAGCTGGATGAAAAGGGTGTGACCTTCAAAAGCCATGTGGATGGCTCGCTGCACCACATGTCGCCGGAACGCTCCGTCGAAATTCAGGGCATGCTCGATTCGGACATTCAGATGCAGCTGGACGAATGCATTGCGCTGCCTGCCGAGCGCAAGGAAATCGAGCGCGCCATGGAAATGTCGCTGCGCTGGGCCGAGCGGTGCCGCGTTGCTTTCGGCGAGCAGCCTGGTAAGGCCATGTTCGGCATCGTACAGGGTGGTGATCAGCCGGATTTGCGCATTCGCTCCGCCGAAGGGCTGAAGCAGCTCGATCTCAAGGGTTACGCCGTGGGTGGCCTTGCCGTGGGCGAGCCGCAGGAGGTGATGCTGAGCATGCTTGACATTACATTGCCTGCGCTACCGACCGAAAAGCCGCGCTACCTGATGGGCGTTGGCACGCCAGACGATATCCTGAAATCGGTCGCACGCGGCATCGATATGTTCGACTGCGTCATGCCCACGCGCTCGGGCCGCCATGGTCTGGCCTTCACCCGTCGTGGTCGCGTCAACATTCGCAATGCGCGCCACGCCGAAGACATGCGCCCGCTGGACGAGCAGTCCAACTGCCCGGCATCGCGCGATTACTCCCGCGCCTACCTGCATCATCTGGCTCGCTCCAACGAAGCGCTCGGCGGCATGCTGCTCTCCTGGCACAATCTGGCCTATTATCAGGAACTGATGCAGGGCATCCGCAAATCCATCGAAGAAGGCCGCTTTGCCGATTTCTATGCGGAAACCATTGAAATGTGGGCGAAAGGCGATATCGATCGCATCTGA
- a CDS encoding aminodeoxychorismate synthase component I, producing the protein MPTAPYVLFRDDTTGSVTLFTEPEEIIVAYEPDEFPVALERMQQARDDGKYLAGYMSYEAGYLFEKKLAPLADVKRDVPLLCFGVFTSPSGDIATPPAALMPVDDFLSDIKPAWTLAQYREQFGKLHQHLRQGDCYQANLTMPIHARWHGDAFTAFWSLIERQPVKYGVLIDLGGPVILSRSPELFFSVKDGWIETHPMKGTIRRGNSPAEDAALIESMSQDEKTLAENRMIVDLLRNDISRITQVGTLDVPRLFEIETYPTVHQMVSHISARLLPDLSIADIFAALFPCGSITGAPKMRAMEILSDLEIGPRNAYCGAIGLISPTGDMRFSVAIRTITLFETGAATFNVGGGIVFDSTADAEYDECLLKAKFATGERRLV; encoded by the coding sequence TTGCCAACCGCGCCCTATGTTCTCTTCCGCGATGATACGACCGGTTCGGTGACGCTGTTCACCGAACCGGAAGAGATCATCGTTGCGTATGAGCCTGATGAGTTCCCGGTCGCACTGGAGCGCATGCAGCAGGCGCGCGATGACGGCAAATATCTCGCTGGCTACATGTCCTATGAGGCAGGCTATCTCTTCGAGAAAAAGCTGGCGCCGCTCGCAGACGTCAAACGCGATGTCCCGCTTCTCTGCTTCGGCGTCTTCACGTCACCGTCGGGTGATATCGCCACGCCTCCCGCAGCCTTGATGCCTGTCGATGATTTTCTGAGCGATATCAAACCCGCCTGGACGCTGGCGCAGTACCGCGAACAGTTCGGCAAGCTGCATCAGCATTTGCGACAGGGCGATTGTTATCAGGCCAATCTGACGATGCCGATCCATGCGCGTTGGCACGGCGATGCGTTCACCGCATTCTGGTCGCTGATCGAGCGCCAGCCAGTCAAATACGGCGTGCTGATCGATCTCGGCGGCCCCGTCATCCTCTCCCGCTCTCCCGAACTGTTTTTCTCGGTCAAGGATGGCTGGATCGAAACGCACCCCATGAAGGGCACCATCCGGCGCGGCAATTCACCCGCTGAAGACGCGGCCTTGATCGAGAGCATGTCGCAGGATGAAAAGACGCTCGCCGAAAACCGCATGATCGTGGACCTGCTGCGCAACGACATATCGCGCATCACGCAGGTCGGCACGCTGGACGTGCCCCGTCTCTTCGAAATCGAGACCTATCCCACTGTTCACCAGATGGTCAGCCATATCAGCGCCAGGCTTCTGCCTGATCTCTCCATCGCCGATATTTTCGCAGCCCTGTTTCCTTGCGGCTCGATAACGGGTGCACCGAAAATGCGGGCGATGGAAATACTCAGCGATCTGGAGATAGGCCCGCGCAATGCCTATTGCGGCGCCATCGGCCTAATATCACCAACCGGAGACATGCGCTTCTCGGTCGCCATTCGCACCATCACCCTGTTCGAAACCGGCGCCGCCACCTTCAACGTCGGCGGCGGCATCGTGTTCGATTCGACTGCGGATGCCGAGTACGACGAGTGCCTGTTGAAAGCGAAGTTCGCGACGGGCGAGAGGCGGCTGGTTTAG
- the fnrN gene encoding transcriptional regulator FnrN, with protein MDTLQRNIHNSDIPVVCRACEARHGGLCGVLQPDQLIELSRHSSRKKIELGHELLGQGEVVPYYANILKGVVKLSKMMSDGRQQIVGLQFAPDFLGRPFVAESNMTAEAATDVEICLFPRRVVDRMAGDVPGMERRLHSQSLKELDEARDWMLTLGRKSAQEKVASFLYLIATHIDPESDDHSCFDLPLSRADIADFLGLTIETVSRQMTKLRKDGVIRIENNRHITVPDMDGLNMAAGND; from the coding sequence ATGGACACCTTACAGCGAAACATTCACAACTCGGACATTCCGGTTGTCTGCCGCGCCTGCGAAGCACGGCACGGGGGTTTGTGCGGTGTCTTGCAGCCGGATCAGCTTATCGAACTCAGCCGTCATTCCAGCCGCAAGAAAATCGAGCTCGGTCACGAACTGCTCGGCCAGGGTGAAGTCGTTCCCTATTATGCCAACATTCTCAAAGGCGTGGTGAAGCTGTCCAAGATGATGTCGGATGGCCGCCAGCAAATCGTCGGCCTGCAATTTGCGCCCGACTTCCTCGGTCGTCCCTTCGTGGCGGAAAGCAACATGACAGCGGAAGCGGCCACGGATGTGGAAATCTGCCTGTTCCCGCGCCGCGTCGTGGACCGGATGGCGGGAGACGTGCCCGGCATGGAGCGCAGGCTGCACAGCCAGTCGCTGAAGGAACTGGACGAAGCGCGCGACTGGATGCTGACGCTGGGCCGCAAATCCGCACAGGAAAAAGTTGCAAGCTTCCTCTACCTCATCGCCACCCACATCGACCCCGAAAGCGACGACCACTCCTGCTTCGACCTGCCGCTCTCGCGCGCCGATATCGCGGATTTTCTAGGTCTGACGATAGAGACCGTCAGCCGCCAGATGACCAAGCTGCGCAAGGACGGCGTGATACGGATCGAGAATAACAGGCACATTACTGTGCCGGATATGGATGGGTTGAATATGGCGGCGGGGAACGATTGA
- the hemN gene encoding oxygen-independent coproporphyrinogen III oxidase gives MLRGHSAVTEHLIRKYSTAVPRYTSYPTAPHFHEGIDSSVYVSWLDMLGADNRISLYVHIPYCDRLCWFCACHTKHTLKYEPIAAYLKSLHREIESVSQHVSRSAKVTAVHFGGGSPTMVKPDDLIALMDCLRAAFSFAPDVEISVEMDPNDLDEGRYDALAAIGMTRASLGVQDFDPKVQKTINRIQTFEQTKSVVEAVRARGVHSVNCDILYGLPFQTLETLKDTVDKIISLSPDRIALFGYAHVPWMKKHQTMIPEAALPDVSERYRQMTMAGQMLMAAGYVAIGIDHFARPNDTLALAMKDGALKRNFQGYTDDSADALIGLGASSIGKLPQGYVQNMPATGEYERMADSGELCVVRGIALSQEDRVRAFVIERIMCDFALDLTALAKLFGPAAALAIAEAKQFAAGERDGLVAMEEGVFRLTEAGKPFARSIAATFDTYLSSGRGRHSVAV, from the coding sequence ATGCTAAGAGGGCATTCTGCTGTGACCGAGCATCTCATCCGCAAATATTCCACCGCCGTCCCGCGCTACACCAGCTATCCCACCGCGCCGCACTTTCACGAGGGAATCGACTCGAGCGTCTACGTCTCGTGGCTGGACATGCTGGGGGCGGACAACCGCATCTCGCTCTATGTGCATATTCCCTATTGCGACAGGCTGTGCTGGTTCTGTGCGTGCCACACCAAGCACACCCTGAAGTACGAGCCGATCGCAGCCTATCTGAAATCTCTGCACCGCGAGATTGAGTCGGTGAGCCAGCATGTGTCGCGCTCGGCGAAGGTCACGGCGGTGCATTTCGGCGGCGGCTCGCCGACCATGGTCAAGCCTGATGACCTGATTGCGCTGATGGACTGTCTGCGTGCCGCATTCTCCTTTGCGCCTGATGTCGAAATCAGCGTCGAGATGGACCCCAACGATCTGGATGAAGGACGCTACGATGCGCTCGCCGCCATCGGCATGACGCGCGCGAGCCTTGGCGTGCAGGATTTCGATCCGAAAGTACAAAAGACCATCAACCGGATCCAGACCTTCGAGCAGACGAAATCCGTTGTCGAAGCCGTGCGGGCGAGGGGCGTGCACTCGGTCAATTGCGATATTCTCTACGGCCTGCCGTTTCAGACGTTGGAGACGCTGAAAGATACGGTCGACAAGATCATTTCCCTCAGTCCAGACCGCATCGCCCTGTTTGGCTATGCCCATGTGCCGTGGATGAAGAAACACCAGACGATGATTCCCGAGGCGGCACTGCCGGATGTGTCCGAACGCTATCGCCAGATGACCATGGCCGGGCAAATGCTGATGGCTGCTGGTTACGTCGCCATCGGCATTGATCATTTCGCAAGGCCCAACGACACACTGGCTTTGGCCATGAAGGACGGCGCTTTGAAGCGCAATTTTCAGGGCTACACGGATGACAGCGCTGATGCTCTGATCGGGCTGGGCGCCTCATCCATTGGCAAGTTGCCGCAGGGCTATGTGCAGAACATGCCCGCGACAGGTGAATATGAACGCATGGCCGATAGTGGTGAACTCTGTGTAGTGCGCGGTATCGCGCTGTCGCAGGAAGACCGCGTCCGTGCCTTCGTAATCGAGCGCATCATGTGCGATTTCGCCCTCGATCTCACGGCCCTCGCGAAGCTTTTCGGCCCGGCAGCAGCGCTTGCCATTGCCGAGGCAAAGCAGTTTGCCGCTGGCGAGCGGGACGGGCTGGTGGCCATGGAGGAGGGCGTCTTCAGGTTGACGGAGGCGGGCAAGCCCTTCGCCAGAAGCATCGCCGCCACCTTCGATACCTATCTTTCCAGCGGTCGCGGGCGCCATTCGGTTGCTGTTTAG
- a CDS encoding acyl carrier protein, with amino-acid sequence MGVTATFDKVADIIADTSEIDRETITPESHTIDDLGIDSLDFLDIVFAIDKEFGIKIPLEQWTQEVNEGKVSTEEYFVLKNLCAKIDELKAAKG; translated from the coding sequence ATGGGCGTGACAGCTACATTCGACAAGGTTGCAGACATTATCGCTGATACCAGCGAAATCGACCGCGAAACCATTACGCCGGAAAGCCACACGATCGACGATCTGGGCATCGACAGCCTCGACTTCCTCGACATCGTTTTCGCGATCGACAAGGAATTCGGCATCAAGATCCCGCTCGAGCAGTGGACGCAGGAAGTCAACGAAGGCAAGGTTTCGACCGAAGAATACTTCGTTTTGAAAAACCTCTGCGCGAAGATCGACGAGCTGAAGGCCGCCAAGGGCTGA